GTTCCCCTGCCAGAGATTGCCGAAGAGTACGGCACACCAGTCTTTGTCGTTGACGAAGACGACTTCCGCTCCCGCTGCCGAGACATGGCCAACGCTTTCGGCGGGGCACAGAATGTGCACTACGCGTCTAAGGCCTTCCTCACCCGTCGCATTGCGCGCTGGGTCGATGAAGAAGGCCTCGCGCTAGACGTCGCCAGCGAAAATGAACTTCGGTTGGCATTGTCCGCTGAGTTTCCCGCTGAGCGCATCACCGTGCACGGTAACAACAAGTCTGCAGCGTTCTTGCGCCTGTGCGTTGCAGAAGGCGTCGGACACGTCGTGCTCGATTCGCCACAGGAACTCGAACTACTCGACATGATTGCGCGTTCCCAGGACAAGGTCCAGGAAGTGTTCATCCGCGTCAAACCGGGCGTAGAGGCGCACACCCACGAATTCATTGCAACAAGCCACGAGGACCAGAAGTTTGGCTTTTCCCTGGCATCAGGTTCCGCGTGGGAGGCCGCAAAGGCTGCACACAATGCAGAGAACCTAGATCTCGGCGGGCTGCACTGCCACGTCGGCTCGCAGGTGTTTGACGCTGAGGGCTTCAAGCTCGCTGCGGAGCGCGTCCTCGACCTCTACGCACGCATTCACAACGAGCTTGGCGTGGACCTGCCCTACCTCGACCTCGGTGGCGGTTACGGCATTGCATACACCGTCGACGAGGAACCGTTGGATGTGGCAGCGGTGGCAAAAGAACTGCTCGCAGCCGTTAACGAGTTCGCTGCCGAGCTCGGCATCGCGGCACCTACTGTTGTCGTCGAACCGGGCCGAGCGATTGCTGGCCCAACGGCCGTGACCGTCTACGAAGTCGGCACGATCAAAGACGTGCATGTCGACGACGACACCACCCGACGCTACATCTCGGTTGACGGAGGCATGAGCGACAACATCCGCCCAGCCCTCTACGAAGCGGAATACGATACTCGCGTGGTCAGCGGATTTACCGACGGCGAGAAATTGCAGGCGCGTCTGGTCGGTTCGCACTGCGAGTCAGGCGACATCATCGTCAAAGACACCCAGTACCCCGCAGACGTATCCACTGGGGATCTCATCGGTGTTGCTGCTACGGGTGCTTACTGCTACGCCATGAGCTCCAACTACAACGCCTTTGGCAAGCCTGCGGTGGTAAGTGTGCGCACCGGGCGCGTCACGCCTATGCTGCGCCGCCAGACGATTGAGGACCTTTTGGCGTTGGAGTCTGCGCAGCCCTAACTAACACTTCGCGCAAACTGGTGCGAGTGAATATAGATTTGTAACCGTAAGTACTGCACTGAATACTTGAAAGGTACACTGAGCAACCATGTGCTCTTTCGTAGTACAGCAGTGCGGATAGCGTCCACGCGTCACCACAGAAATATCAAACGATCAGGAGAAACAAGACTGTGACTACCACCTCGTTCAATCAAGGCAAGGGACTGGGCCAGCCTGTCGGCGTGGCCGTATTGGGAATGGGTACCGTCGGCACAGAGGTGCTTCGCCTGATTGCTGAAAACCCAAACGCCTACGCAAACCGTATCGGTGGACCGATCGAGATCCGT
The Corynebacterium breve genome window above contains:
- the lysA gene encoding diaminopimelate decarboxylase — protein: MTNFNDLPAHVWPRNAARQEDGVVTIAGVPLPEIAEEYGTPVFVVDEDDFRSRCRDMANAFGGAQNVHYASKAFLTRRIARWVDEEGLALDVASENELRLALSAEFPAERITVHGNNKSAAFLRLCVAEGVGHVVLDSPQELELLDMIARSQDKVQEVFIRVKPGVEAHTHEFIATSHEDQKFGFSLASGSAWEAAKAAHNAENLDLGGLHCHVGSQVFDAEGFKLAAERVLDLYARIHNELGVDLPYLDLGGGYGIAYTVDEEPLDVAAVAKELLAAVNEFAAELGIAAPTVVVEPGRAIAGPTAVTVYEVGTIKDVHVDDDTTRRYISVDGGMSDNIRPALYEAEYDTRVVSGFTDGEKLQARLVGSHCESGDIIVKDTQYPADVSTGDLIGVAATGAYCYAMSSNYNAFGKPAVVSVRTGRVTPMLRRQTIEDLLALESAQP